A region from the Malus domestica chromosome 07, GDT2T_hap1 genome encodes:
- the LOC103428425 gene encoding uncharacterized protein, with translation MALRQMLFNTRSMFSTPGLARFSTKSNPYLVKVGIPEFLNGIGNGVESHVTKLESEIRDFQKLLVIRTLRLKKLGVPCKHMGRNGMGRDGTERRWSKDALRWKQGGRKRKQRGYNFVFHEYGNSHSRG, from the exons ATGGCATTAAGGCAAATGCTATTCAACACCAGATCAATGTTTTCGACACCGGGGTTGGCCAGATTCTCCACCAAATCAAACCCATACCTAG TGAAAGTTGGGATACCAGAGTTTTTGAATGGCATTGGCAATGGAGTGGAATCCCATGTAACCAAGCTTGAGTCTGAGATCAGAGACTTCCAAAAGTTGCTTGTCATTCGTACTCTCAGGCTGAAGAAACTTGGCGTCCCTTGCAAGCAT ATGGGACGGAACGGAATGGGACGGGATGGGACCGAACGGAGatggagcaaagatgccctcagATGGAAACAAGggggaagaaaaaggaaacagagaggttataattttgtgttccacgaatATGGAAATAGTCATTCCAGGGGGTGA